AACGTACCTGATGTGATGTGAGGCTGAGGAACATGCAACCAGTGACACTGGTGACGTGGAACTGttaacttttatatcgatacgtctgaaaaaccacctcatgaagtgttttagctttagatatttgagaggttttttggAAATGGAGGCGTTTCttttaccagtttttattgtgatatttaggttttgcacatttctcgGGGGAAGGAAGCAATAGCCGGTAAGTGTACTCACCTACAAACACCAACCTTACCACCAAAACCGAATAAGCATCAAATAAGCAAACCTACCTGATGTGATTTGAGGCTGAGGAACATGCAACCAGTGACACTGGTGATGGGGAACTGTTAACTTTtttatcgatacgtctgaaaaaccacctcatgagagcgtccaagtgttttagctttagatatttgagagtttttttggAAATGGAGGCTTTTCTattaccatttttttaattgcgatatttaggttttgcacatttctcgGGGGAAGGAAGCAATAGCTGGGAAGTGTGCTCACCTACAAACACCAACCTTATAACTCAAATCAAATAAGTTGCAAACCTACCTGATGTGATTTGAGGCTGCTCTGCTGCGTAAACATGCGACCGCAGATGTCGCAGGAGAACGGCCTCTCCCCGCTGTGCGTCTTCATGTGAATCTTCAGGTAGCTGGACGACTTGAAGCTCTTCCCGCAGAGGCCGCAGCTGTGGGGCCGGTCCACcgagtgctgctgctggtgcgAGCGGAGGTCGGTGATGGAGCTGAGGCGCTGGTCGCAGAGCACGCACACGCAGGGGATGGTCGCCGCGTGCGTCTGCAGGTGTTTGCGCAGGGAGTCGACGCAGGCCGAATCCGCGCCGCACGCCACGCAGGCCAGCGACTTGTCGTCCAGGTGCGACGTCTTCTGGTGCATCTTCAGCGAGCTCTTCTGGATGAAGCACTTGCCGCAGGTCTCGCAGCTGAAGGGGCGCTCGCCCGTGTGTATCCGCTGGTGGCCTTTCAGAGTGTCGGCCTGGTTGAAGCTCTTGCCGCAGGTGTCGCACCGGAACGGCTTCTCGCCCGTGTGTATGCGCAGGTGGCGCTGCAGGTTGCCTTGTATTGTGAAGCTCTTGTTGCAGTACTGGCAGTTGTAGGCGCGCTCTCCCGTGTGGACAATCTGGTGCATTTTCAGGCCGTGCGCCCGGTAGAAGCTCTTGCCGCACTGGTCGCAGCAAAACGGCCGGACGTCGGCGTGGAGGCGCTGGTGATTCCTGAGGAGCTGCTTCAGGGTGAAACCTTTCCCGCAGACGTCACAGGTGTACGGTCTCTCTCCTGTGTAGGAAAACAAGCAGAACCGTGAGCGACGTTTATAtgctcctttaaaaaaacatttaaccacACTACAGGCCAAGAGTTTGGAAGCAAGTTTCTGTTTAcaatgcctttcttaaaaacagCTGAGAGTTCTGTGTgttctgggatgtatttactgcatgatcacactttgcttttattgatatgaaccattttccttcaggtgaacattaatgttaccagaaagttgctgaataaatgtcagcaaaaggaaagaagaagggcTTAGGTTaagggtcgagaagatttgcaagagtcacaacttgaGTGCAAAAGTTGAAAAACAAGTTGTTCACTTATTCATTTTTGAGAGAATGCCTTGTATATGCCATGCTGCTGTTATCgccagaggaggttactttgaaggaaaaaaaactcaaatacctgctaattatagtaaaatgtcttctgataagttactctttattttgatgcaaagttataccaatgaaactatgatctttcaTGTACAAATTCGATTTTGCCTCCAATctttttggcctgtagtgtgaGTCTTAAGTCTTTCTTTCAGTAAAAAGTTACCAATTTGTGGTAAACAGGGCTTGATTTTGGCAAAAACTTGCAACCTTAGCAGCACTGATGGGGTGATGGGTGTGGACAGCTCAACTAAACTTGTTTCCTCATGTTTGTAAAGACTCAAACATGTGGCAGAGAGAAGATGAACGCTCACCCGTGTGAAGTAACATGTGAGCGTTGAGGCTCCGCTGGAAGGAGAAGCCTCGTCCACACTGAGGGCAGTGGAACTGCTTGTCAGCGTTCGTGCTGTGGACGACCTGGTGGgctttgagctgcagcagcttggTGAAGGTTTTCCTGCAGTGTTTGCAGCTCAGCTCCTTCTGGCTCTGACTCTCCTTCCTCGCTCGGACCCGAGGCAGCTTGGGCTTTAAAACGCGTTTGgatctggtggtggtggtgtatccCGGGTCGGCCTCATCTGGATCCTCTGGCTCCAACTGAGAGAAGACAAATGACccataaattaattcatttcccgtttgacacatttattatttgtttgcagCTGTGGTGAGTGGACCAATGTTTGAAcgggacaaaaaacaaatgtagtgtagtatgttcatatttttatattatctaaagcagtggttcccaacccttttatccttttattttggaagcagtgatTTCTttaggttgggaaccactggtaAGAATCAAACCTACCTGGTAGTCTGGGTCATCGTCCTCATGGTGGCTGGGATCTCTGTTCTGAGCAGAATCAGAAGACATCGGGTCAGATAATCCCTCCAACCCTTCCTCTTTTATTAAAACTGGATGGACGCTGTCCTGAGAGCAAGACAAACATACAAAGATATGAGGAGAACTACGTTCACTTTCTGGTTCTATGTTCTGGTGCGTGTCATGttacagcaaacacaaacaccctgTTCTGTCTTTACCTCATAGGTTCTGCCTTTCCACAGGTGAATTATAGGAGATCTCTGCACTCCAGTATCACCTGTAGctacaaacacagagatgtCGTTCATTAGTATGACTGTTTTCTTCCTGATCAAGTACAAAAGGAGGGtgtgcacgtgacgtcacagcaagcggaagtctccatggttacggccgctGAGTGACAAAAACTGTGACGGTTGCACATGGAgattagcattagcttgaatcataggctttaatagcgtctaaattttatttatttattttttttaatgaaggagAGCTCTTGTGCGATTTGAAAATAAGtctgagatatattttatatttttacggatatctgccaaagaaaagagaagtaaatgtatcgctgcattatgaAGTAACAAccggaatccagacacagaaacctggggttgtggttcacatttagtgtcaggtaatattaatttatgctgtatttttagatgaaGTCCTACCtgaagttactttattagttattttctGGGGGGCTGTATTTCCTTTTGACGCTACAGTATCGTatagctaacgttacttctcagtaaagctcttagcattagcatcttttatttagcgacatttatcataactgaaattacctaaaactaactgaaactgaggccaaTCCACTTTTCCTAATCCATACAAACTCGTGTGtgtcattgtcgagtccaattgtccttaatttgatctga
This sequence is a window from Mugil cephalus isolate CIBA_MC_2020 chromosome 9, CIBA_Mcephalus_1.1, whole genome shotgun sequence. Protein-coding genes within it:
- the LOC125013001 gene encoding gastrula zinc finger protein XlCGF26.1-like isoform X1; this encodes MSQVETQVCSILEIMVSAAMTEISKLLGGCDSTGDSSSCAGSADEKVIQLSVFMTSLAQEAVEKICQLFQECSSLLRLEVTQGVAQIDDLRRRLEVAEAELKLKLVLEGGGGGQDEVEELMEGGGVETAQRGQRSGRKNLRATGDTGVQRSPIIHLWKGRTYEDSVHPVLIKEEGLEGLSDPMSSDSAQNRDPSHHEDDDPDYQLEPEDPDEADPGYTTTTRSKRVLKPKLPRVRARKESQSQKELSCKHCRKTFTKLLQLKAHQVVHSTNADKQFHCPQCGRGFSFQRSLNAHMLLHTGERPYTCDVCGKGFTLKQLLRNHQRLHADVRPFCCDQCGKSFYRAHGLKMHQIVHTGERAYNCQYCNKSFTIQGNLQRHLRIHTGEKPFRCDTCGKSFNQADTLKGHQRIHTGERPFSCETCGKCFIQKSSLKMHQKTSHLDDKSLACVACGADSACVDSLRKHLQTHAATIPCVCVLCDQRLSSITDLRSHQQQHSVDRPHSCGLCGKSFKSSSYLKIHMKTHSGERPFSCDICGRMFTQQSSLKSHQVVHTGEKPFSCDTCGKCFSNTGNLNRHQRIHTGEKPFSCDTCGRSFNQGNSLKAHQQIHTGEKQFMCDKCGKSFSYLRNLKDHKCFYI
- the LOC125013001 gene encoding gastrula zinc finger protein XlCGF26.1-like isoform X2, giving the protein MSQVETQVCSILEIMVSAAMTEISKLLGGCDSTGDSSSCAGSADEKVIQLSVFMTSLAQEAVEKICQLFQECSSLLRLEVTQGVAQIDDLRRRLEVAEAELKLKLVLEGGGGGQDEVEELMEGGGVETAQRGQRSGRKNLRATGDTGVQRSPIIHLWKGRTYENRDPSHHEDDDPDYQLEPEDPDEADPGYTTTTRSKRVLKPKLPRVRARKESQSQKELSCKHCRKTFTKLLQLKAHQVVHSTNADKQFHCPQCGRGFSFQRSLNAHMLLHTGERPYTCDVCGKGFTLKQLLRNHQRLHADVRPFCCDQCGKSFYRAHGLKMHQIVHTGERAYNCQYCNKSFTIQGNLQRHLRIHTGEKPFRCDTCGKSFNQADTLKGHQRIHTGERPFSCETCGKCFIQKSSLKMHQKTSHLDDKSLACVACGADSACVDSLRKHLQTHAATIPCVCVLCDQRLSSITDLRSHQQQHSVDRPHSCGLCGKSFKSSSYLKIHMKTHSGERPFSCDICGRMFTQQSSLKSHQVVHTGEKPFSCDTCGKCFSNTGNLNRHQRIHTGEKPFSCDTCGRSFNQGNSLKAHQQIHTGEKQFMCDKCGKSFSYLRNLKDHKCFYI